Proteins encoded by one window of uncultured Bacteroides sp.:
- a CDS encoding dihydroorotase → MNRILIKDATIINEGRSFTGSVIIEGDKIAKVIEGTVVPEESYTEIIDAKGKYLTPGVIDDHVHFRDPGLTHKADIFTESRAAAAGGVTSFMDMPNTQPQTTDLETLNAKFQLGAEKSLVNYSFYFGATNSNSDLLSKLDPHRVCGVKLFMGSSTGNMLVDRRESLLKVFGGTDLIIAAHCEDAAIIAENTRKAKEKYGDDPDVKFHSLIRDTQACYASSALAVELAEKTGARLHVLHISTGKELELFKNAPLSEKKITAEVCVPHIAFYDGMYKKLSTRIKCNPAIKTALDRSVLIDAITENRIDVVATDHAPHLLSEKEGGALRAVSGMPMIQFSLTAMLELANPGTFSKEQVIQKMCHAPAELFQINNRGYIREGYQADLVIVNPKTRWTLTKEAVLSKCGWSPLENYSFSNKVERTFVNGHTVFDNGQLDDSYRGQELRFR, encoded by the coding sequence ATGAATCGCATACTAATTAAAGACGCCACTATTATAAATGAAGGCCGCAGTTTTACCGGATCAGTTATAATAGAAGGCGATAAAATAGCCAAAGTTATTGAAGGAACAGTTGTTCCTGAAGAATCGTATACCGAAATTATTGATGCCAAAGGGAAATATCTTACCCCGGGAGTTATTGATGATCATGTGCATTTCCGTGATCCGGGACTGACACATAAAGCAGATATTTTCACTGAAAGCCGTGCAGCAGCTGCGGGAGGTGTAACCTCTTTCATGGATATGCCAAATACGCAGCCTCAGACTACGGACCTTGAAACACTGAATGCCAAATTTCAGCTAGGTGCAGAAAAAAGTCTGGTTAACTACTCTTTCTATTTCGGAGCAACAAATAGTAATTCCGACCTACTTTCAAAGTTAGATCCTCATCGTGTGTGCGGAGTTAAACTGTTTATGGGCTCAAGCACAGGAAACATGCTTGTTGATCGCAGAGAAAGTCTGCTAAAAGTTTTTGGTGGAACCGATCTTATTATCGCGGCACATTGCGAAGATGCTGCAATTATTGCAGAAAATACCCGCAAGGCAAAAGAAAAATACGGAGATGACCCTGATGTGAAATTTCACTCTCTTATAAGAGACACTCAGGCATGTTATGCATCTTCAGCTCTGGCAGTGGAACTTGCAGAGAAAACCGGTGCAAGACTTCACGTTCTGCATATTTCAACCGGAAAGGAACTGGAGTTATTCAAAAATGCTCCGCTCAGTGAAAAGAAAATAACCGCCGAAGTATGTGTTCCTCATATCGCATTCTACGATGGTATGTACAAAAAACTTAGCACCCGCATCAAGTGTAATCCGGCAATTAAGACCGCTCTTGATCGCAGCGTACTGATAGATGCCATCACAGAGAACCGCATTGACGTAGTGGCAACCGACCATGCACCTCACCTTTTATCAGAAAAAGAGGGCGGCGCTTTGCGTGCAGTTTCTGGTATGCCAATGATTCAATTCTCACTCACTGCGATGCTTGAATTAGCTAATCCCGGAACATTCTCAAAAGAACAGGTGATACAGAAAATGTGTCATGCTCCGGCAGAGCTTTTCCAGATTAACAATCGTGGATATATTCGTGAAGGCTATCAGGCCGACCTTGTGATAGTGAATCCAAAAACCAGGTGGACATTGACTAAAGAGGCTGTTCTCAGCAAATGTGGTTGGAGCCCATTGGAAAATTACTCATTCTCAAACAAGGTGGAACGCACATTTGTTAATGGTCATACTGTTTTTGATAACGGACAATTAGATGATTCGTATCGCGGACAGGAATTAAGATTCAGATAA
- a CDS encoding vitamin B12 dependent-methionine synthase activation domain-containing protein, whose translation MVTSYKIHELVEYIDWLYFFYAWKLGAHFGEISEIHGCDSCRAQWLTSFPEEERPKAAEAMQLYKEANRMLDELDKDFEVKVMYELFDSNSDGDNLIVGDVVIPLLRQQTRKSDNEPYLCLSDFVRPLSSGQKDTVGIFASSVDPDMEKIYKNDPYKHILVQTLTDRLAEAAVEKMHEHIRKVAWGYAKDENLTIKEMLKVKYQGIRPAVGYPSIPDQSINFLLNDLIDMNKIGIRLTENGAMYPHASVSGIMISHPASSYFSIGKIGEDQLNDYARRRGMEISEVKKFLAANL comes from the coding sequence ATGGTAACATCATACAAAATTCACGAACTCGTAGAGTACATTGACTGGCTTTACTTTTTCTATGCATGGAAATTAGGAGCTCACTTCGGTGAGATATCTGAAATTCACGGATGCGATTCGTGCCGCGCACAATGGTTGACAAGCTTCCCTGAGGAAGAACGGCCAAAAGCCGCCGAAGCAATGCAACTTTATAAAGAAGCAAACCGAATGCTCGACGAGCTGGATAAGGATTTTGAGGTTAAAGTTATGTATGAGCTATTTGATTCTAACTCCGATGGCGATAATCTGATTGTGGGAGACGTGGTAATTCCGTTACTTCGTCAGCAAACCCGCAAAAGCGATAACGAACCTTATCTCTGCCTAAGCGATTTTGTTCGCCCGCTTTCTTCGGGACAGAAAGATACAGTAGGCATATTTGCCTCCAGTGTTGACCCGGATATGGAAAAAATATATAAGAATGATCCGTACAAGCACATATTAGTTCAGACACTTACCGACCGTTTAGCGGAAGCTGCCGTAGAAAAAATGCACGAACATATTCGCAAAGTAGCCTGGGGATATGCCAAAGATGAGAATCTGACCATTAAGGAAATGCTAAAGGTGAAGTATCAAGGTATTCGTCCCGCAGTGGGATATCCATCCATACCCGATCAATCTATTAATTTCTTACTGAATGACCTTATTGATATGAATAAGATCGGCATTCGTCTCACGGAAAACGGAGCCATGTATCCGCATGCATCTGTTAGCGGAATCATGATATCTCACCCGGCTTCCAGTTATTTCTCAATAGGGAAAATAGGTGAAGACCAGTTAAATGATTATGCCCGCAGAAGAGGGATGGAAATTTCAGAAGTGAAAAAGTTTTTGGCAGCCAATCTATAA
- a CDS encoding sigma-70 family RNA polymerase sigma factor, protein MDETRMNKDLEREFTACIKEYERVIYKVCYLYTTKSASLNDLYQEAVLNIWRAFPNFRGECKISTWIYRITLNTCISFIRKEKNIPEIVTLTQEAEWLTEEEDSFREMLAELYRLINNLGHLDKSIILLYLEEKDYAEIGEITGLTVTNVATKLSRIKDKLRKMPHN, encoded by the coding sequence ATGGACGAAACAAGAATGAATAAGGACTTAGAACGGGAGTTTACGGCATGTATCAAGGAATATGAGCGCGTCATATACAAAGTTTGCTATCTGTACACCACTAAATCGGCATCGCTGAATGATCTTTATCAGGAAGCAGTTCTGAACATTTGGCGAGCATTCCCGAATTTTCGGGGAGAATGCAAAATATCGACATGGATATATCGCATCACTCTGAATACTTGTATCTCATTCATTCGTAAAGAGAAAAATATTCCCGAGATAGTTACGCTCACACAGGAAGCGGAATGGCTAACGGAAGAAGAAGACAGCTTCCGGGAAATGCTGGCGGAACTATACAGGCTCATAAATAACCTGGGACACCTCGACAAGTCTATTATTCTTCTTTATCTGGAAGAAAAAGATTATGCTGAGATTGGCGAGATTACCGGACTAACGGTAACCAATGTAGCCACCAAACTGAGTAGAATAAAGGATAAATTAAGAAAAATGCCTCACAACTAA
- a CDS encoding metallophosphoesterase, whose amino-acid sequence MMQKLFLCLSLALILPDIFIYRFYISNLQISALAKYLYLLPSLLLLAGLIFLFYFTSHDEVIEKSRLIGWFVMTFFIFTLPKLTFTLISIFDIPLRYIFKQSFTPFTYIGVIAAVIWVGILLYGSLWGKTKFDVKQITYQSPLVPKGFDGYKIVQLSDIHIGSWQGNGKALLEAVELVNAQQPDLIVFTGDLINNKANELDGYEYTLSQLSAKDGVYSTLGNHDYGPYYKWKTPKDQANNLVSLKQKEAAMGWIMLNNEHRILHHEGDSIALIGVENWGAPPFTGNGDLKKAINGTEEIPFKLLLSHNPTHWKKKVLPESDVALMLSGHTHGMQLAFGNHSLSSLVYPQWGGLYTQHGRSLYVNVGLGFLGLPFRFGAWPEITVITLRSK is encoded by the coding sequence ATGATGCAGAAACTCTTTTTATGCTTGTCACTGGCACTCATTTTGCCGGACATATTCATTTATAGATTCTATATTTCAAATCTTCAGATTAGTGCGCTTGCTAAATATCTTTATCTATTACCATCGTTATTATTACTTGCAGGCCTTATTTTTCTGTTTTACTTCACCAGTCATGATGAAGTGATTGAGAAAAGCCGGCTTATTGGGTGGTTTGTCATGACATTTTTCATCTTCACCCTTCCCAAACTTACATTTACACTTATTTCAATATTCGACATCCCACTACGTTACATTTTCAAACAATCATTTACTCCATTTACCTACATTGGAGTTATAGCAGCAGTAATATGGGTGGGAATACTGTTATACGGATCATTATGGGGAAAAACAAAGTTTGATGTAAAGCAAATCACATACCAGTCTCCGTTAGTTCCAAAAGGTTTCGACGGGTATAAAATAGTTCAACTGTCCGACATTCATATAGGCAGTTGGCAAGGAAATGGAAAAGCTCTGCTTGAAGCAGTGGAACTGGTAAATGCCCAGCAGCCCGATCTTATTGTATTTACCGGAGACCTGATCAACAACAAAGCAAATGAGCTGGATGGATACGAATATACTCTCAGTCAGCTCAGTGCAAAAGATGGTGTATATTCCACCCTCGGTAATCACGATTACGGGCCTTACTATAAATGGAAGACTCCAAAAGATCAGGCCAATAATCTTGTTTCACTGAAACAGAAAGAAGCAGCTATGGGCTGGATTATGCTAAATAATGAGCACCGCATTCTTCACCATGAAGGTGACAGTATTGCTCTGATTGGAGTGGAAAACTGGGGAGCACCTCCTTTTACAGGGAATGGTGATCTTAAAAAAGCTATTAATGGAACAGAAGAAATACCGTTCAAGCTGTTACTCAGCCACAACCCTACTCACTGGAAAAAGAAAGTTTTGCCGGAGAGTGACGTGGCGTTAATGCTTTCCGGACATACACACGGCATGCAACTGGCATTTGGTAATCACTCTCTTTCCTCACTTGTTTATCCTCAGTGGGGAGGATTATATACTCAGCACGGAAGATCCTTGTATGTCAACGTGGGACTTGGATTTCTTGGCCTTCCTTTCCGCTTCGGAGCATGGCCGGAAATCACGGTAATTACTTTGAGAAGTAAATAA
- a CDS encoding two-component regulator propeller domain-containing protein, which produces MKKHLSIFFVLIFISSSFICAQGKFMFKHLGVSNGLSHSQVNCIYKDSRGFMWFGTVSGLNRYDGYTYKLFQHNEKDTTSIIDNYIATIQEDANADLWINTGAGYVIYDSRKERFRRNVILELSKYGIHHTAGIIYIDKQKNLLCYVSGLGVYQYQNATKRLLFYKQDGKSGNLSKGTITDIRESKTCYVFIFRTGLIECVDKRTGKVIKRDNYIPAHFGVSTNRFFAFVDSDGDYWIYTDDSYGLWLYHAKQKSWEYMTNMSTKSVYILSSNMIKDIAQDANGYVWIGTDHGGINVINKQRGQVTNLQNEAIDERSLSHNTINCIYKDNSNIVWVGTYKKGISYYSESIFKFEVDHMPYLNNLKNLNNDATIFAEDTKGNLWIGTNGAGVICYNRSTGEHKLYQHVPGQAGSLASDVIVSLCAASDGKIWVGTFLGGLDCFDGGKFIHYQHDSKNPNSLANNNVWSIVEDRNGFIWIGTLGNGLQRLNPKTGQLVTFNNKKHILLTSEFISSLCLGRDDILYIGTAIGITTYNLRTGIFERYLTNKRGDQTFSNKNVNQLYEDSRGLLWVATREGLNIFDLKNDKITPLHKSDGLADNVITGVIEDTNKNMWVTTSNGVSNIIVSTNPKTGHYTYTFYNYDERDGLQSSEFNMRSVLRSYKGEILMGGIRGYNIFNPEIIKYNRILPKVVFTDLQLFNNSVKVDSVYDGNVILNEGLNWTKEVVLKYRQNVFSVEFSSMNYVLPEKTKYAYKLEGFNSDWLMADEKVHKITYTNLAPGTYTLKVKAANSDGFWNEDAASLKIVIKPPLWRSGFAYFIYLLIIIGGLFRARFLVLRRERNRYKLHQIELEAQRNHEIDDMKLRFFTNISHELRTPLTLIISPLESVIKVMTNEEQKQKLEMVHRNALRLLNLVNQLIDFRKLDVQGHQINLSNGDIVVYIKNICSSFAELSEKKNIRLTFYSSVDELRMEFDEDKMGKIMMNLLSNAFKFTNEGERVEVHMNLLPVSEEESSERLEIRVADTGIGISDDEKEKIFERFYQVKQNDDHKFGGSGIGLHMVKEFVLLHKGTVEVHNNAGRGSIFVVTIPVNCRTEEKKKYVISEGQVEVLNEKSGEPVLTSESNDGATSSPVILVVDDNDDFRTFMKDSLKSEFVIQEACNGKEAWESILDSIPDMIISDVMMPEMDGNELCRLVKSDVRTSHIPLILLTARTAEEHKLEGLETGADDYITKPFNFDILMLRIRKLMERRETARETFRKQIDVKPSDITITSLDEKLIQKAIKYVEDNISSSNELSVEELSKHLGMSRVHLYKKLLSITGKTPIEFIRTIRLKRAAQLLRESQMNISEIAYQVGFNNPKYFSKYFKEEFGILPSAYQDKKENDDAEK; this is translated from the coding sequence ATGAAAAAACACCTATCCATATTTTTTGTGCTTATTTTTATATCTTCATCCTTTATTTGCGCGCAAGGTAAGTTCATGTTTAAACATTTGGGCGTAAGTAATGGGCTTTCTCACAGTCAGGTGAATTGTATTTATAAAGATAGTCGTGGCTTTATGTGGTTTGGTACAGTTTCCGGACTTAACCGGTATGATGGTTATACATATAAACTGTTTCAACATAACGAAAAGGATACAACTTCCATTATTGATAATTATATTGCCACTATTCAGGAAGATGCAAATGCCGATTTATGGATAAACACTGGTGCAGGCTATGTTATCTACGATTCAAGAAAAGAGAGATTCAGAAGAAACGTTATCCTTGAGTTAAGCAAATATGGAATTCACCACACAGCAGGAATTATCTATATTGATAAACAGAAGAATTTGCTTTGTTATGTAAGCGGATTAGGTGTTTACCAATACCAGAATGCCACAAAAAGATTACTCTTTTATAAGCAGGATGGGAAATCAGGGAACCTAAGCAAAGGTACAATTACAGATATTCGTGAGAGTAAAACCTGCTATGTTTTTATATTCAGAACCGGATTAATAGAATGTGTAGATAAAAGAACTGGTAAGGTAATAAAGAGAGATAACTATATCCCTGCTCATTTTGGTGTCAGTACAAATAGATTCTTTGCTTTTGTAGATTCTGATGGTGATTACTGGATTTACACTGACGACAGTTACGGTTTATGGCTGTACCATGCAAAGCAGAAAAGTTGGGAATATATGACTAATATGTCTACCAAATCAGTATATATTCTTTCCAGTAATATGATTAAAGATATAGCGCAGGATGCAAATGGCTATGTTTGGATTGGAACAGATCATGGAGGAATCAATGTTATAAACAAGCAAAGGGGGCAAGTTACCAATCTTCAAAATGAGGCAATTGATGAACGTAGCCTTTCACACAATACAATAAACTGTATTTATAAAGACAATTCAAATATTGTTTGGGTGGGAACGTATAAAAAAGGTATTTCATATTATAGTGAAAGTATCTTTAAGTTTGAGGTAGATCACATGCCTTATCTGAATAATCTTAAGAATTTGAATAATGATGCTACTATTTTTGCAGAAGATACAAAAGGTAATTTATGGATAGGTACTAATGGTGCTGGAGTTATTTGTTATAATCGGTCAACCGGTGAGCATAAGCTTTATCAACATGTACCTGGACAAGCTGGATCATTGGCCAGTGATGTTATAGTGTCTCTTTGTGCGGCTAGTGATGGAAAGATATGGGTTGGAACTTTTTTAGGCGGTTTGGATTGTTTTGACGGAGGAAAATTTATTCATTATCAACATGATTCCAAGAATCCCAATTCATTGGCTAATAATAATGTATGGTCTATTGTGGAAGATCGTAATGGATTTATCTGGATTGGCACACTTGGAAATGGTCTTCAGCGATTGAATCCTAAAACAGGACAGCTTGTAACCTTTAATAATAAAAAACACATATTACTTACATCCGAATTTATTTCTTCTCTTTGCCTTGGACGTGATGACATCCTTTATATAGGTACAGCTATCGGAATTACTACTTATAATCTAAGAACCGGAATCTTTGAACGTTACCTGACGAATAAGCGGGGAGACCAGACTTTTTCTAATAAAAATGTAAACCAATTGTATGAAGACAGCCGTGGGCTTTTATGGGTTGCTACACGTGAAGGTTTGAATATTTTCGATCTTAAGAATGATAAAATTACTCCCCTTCACAAATCAGATGGATTGGCAGATAATGTAATTACCGGAGTCATTGAGGATACCAATAAGAATATGTGGGTAACTACATCAAATGGAGTTTCTAATATTATCGTTTCTACAAATCCTAAAACGGGCCACTATACATATACTTTTTATAACTACGATGAAAGGGATGGCTTGCAAAGTAGTGAGTTTAATATGCGATCTGTACTCCGATCTTATAAGGGAGAGATTTTGATGGGAGGAATTCGTGGATACAACATATTTAATCCTGAGATAATTAAATATAATAGAATTTTGCCTAAGGTTGTTTTTACAGACTTGCAGCTTTTCAATAACAGTGTGAAAGTTGATTCGGTATATGACGGGAACGTTATTTTGAATGAAGGATTAAATTGGACGAAAGAGGTAGTTCTGAAATATCGTCAGAATGTTTTCTCTGTAGAATTCTCATCAATGAATTATGTTTTACCTGAAAAGACAAAGTATGCTTATAAGCTCGAAGGGTTTAACTCCGACTGGCTGATGGCAGATGAGAAAGTCCACAAAATCACATATACAAATCTGGCTCCGGGAACTTATACTTTGAAAGTGAAGGCTGCAAATAGTGATGGCTTTTGGAATGAGGATGCCGCTTCACTTAAGATTGTTATAAAACCTCCATTGTGGCGTTCAGGTTTTGCTTACTTTATTTATCTGCTTATTATTATTGGAGGCTTATTCCGTGCCCGTTTTTTAGTACTCAGACGTGAAAGAAACCGTTATAAACTCCACCAAATAGAACTTGAAGCACAACGGAATCATGAAATAGATGATATGAAGCTACGCTTCTTTACCAACATTAGTCATGAGTTACGTACTCCACTCACATTGATTATTTCTCCGTTGGAAAGCGTAATTAAAGTAATGACTAATGAAGAACAGAAGCAGAAGTTAGAGATGGTACATCGTAATGCCCTTCGCTTGCTTAATCTTGTAAATCAGCTCATAGATTTCCGTAAATTAGATGTTCAGGGACATCAGATAAATCTTTCAAACGGTGATATTGTAGTTTATATAAAGAATATTTGTTCTTCATTTGCAGAACTTTCAGAGAAGAAAAATATTCGCCTTACCTTCTATTCTTCAGTAGACGAATTGCGTATGGAATTTGATGAAGATAAGATGGGAAAGATCATGATGAATTTACTCTCAAATGCCTTTAAGTTTACCAACGAAGGCGAGCGGGTTGAAGTACATATGAACTTGCTTCCTGTTTCAGAAGAAGAATCAAGCGAAAGGCTGGAGATACGTGTTGCCGATACCGGTATTGGTATTAGCGATGATGAAAAAGAAAAGATCTTTGAACGTTTTTATCAGGTGAAGCAAAACGATGATCATAAATTTGGAGGAAGCGGCATTGGTCTTCATATGGTGAAAGAATTTGTTCTTTTGCATAAAGGGACGGTAGAAGTGCATAATAATGCCGGAAGGGGGAGCATCTTTGTTGTTACTATTCCAGTAAATTGCAGGACTGAAGAGAAAAAGAAATATGTCATTTCTGAAGGTCAGGTTGAAGTACTTAATGAAAAGTCCGGAGAACCGGTTCTTACTTCTGAAAGCAATGACGGAGCAACTAGTAGTCCGGTGATTCTTGTTGTTGATGATAATGATGATTTCCGCACTTTTATGAAAGATAGTTTGAAATCTGAATTTGTAATTCAGGAAGCCTGTAACGGAAAAGAGGCTTGGGAATCTATTCTTGATTCTATTCCCGATATGATAATCAGCGATGTGATGATGCCCGAAATGGATGGAAACGAGCTTTGCCGTTTGGTAAAAAGTGATGTCCGGACTTCTCACATTCCATTAATACTTCTTACTGCCCGAACAGCAGAGGAGCATAAACTGGAAGGACTGGAAACCGGGGCAGATGATTATATTACCAAACCTTTCAATTTTGATATCCTGATGCTTCGGATTCGTAAGTTGATGGAACGAAGAGAAACTGCACGGGAGACTTTCCGCAAGCAAATTGATGTTAAACCTAGTGATATAACTATCACTTCGCTGGATGAGAAGTTAATACAGAAAGCTATTAAGTATGTGGAAGATAATATCAGTAGCAGCAATGAGCTGTCTGTTGAGGAGTTAAGTAAGCACTTAGGCATGAGTAGAGTGCATTTGTACAAGAAACTACTTTCCATTACAGGAAAGACTCCGATAGAATTTATACGTACCATCCGTTTAAAGCGGGCTGCTCAGTTACTTCGCGAGAGTCAGATGAATATCTCTGAGATTGCTTATCAGGTAGGATTTAATAACCCTAAGTATTTCAGCAAATACTTTAAGGAAGAGTTTGGCATTTTGCCGTCAGCTTATCAGGATAAAAAGGAGAATGATGATGCTGAGAAGTAA
- a CDS encoding sialate O-acetylesterase: MKNKFGFLMLFALFTIGANAKVKLPEIVGDNMVLQQSTKVKLWGDATPNKPVTVKASWSNENFRTQSDKDGKWLLWITTPAGSYENREISISDGEKVTLKNILIGEVWFASGQSNMEMPLNGFWNCPIQGANEAIANASQNKGIRFATISKVQEFTPQSSTQGKWQICNPENAVWFSATAYHFATSLNRALDVPVGIINCSWGGSKVESWTNREILETYKDVDLSKEAINKTDSWLRPLVMYNGMLKPLTNYTIKGFIWYQGESNIGKHDTYAQRLANMVELWRKDWGLGNLPFYYVEIAPYQYGEGNWGAYLREAQYKAQFLISNSGMISTNDLVEEYEASNIHPKNKTSVGKRLSYMALNRTYGYKTVECNGPEYKSMEVKDGKAYLSFNNTQDGFSREKGINGFEIAGADKVFHPATAIADLSKKTIVVSSEEVQDPVAVRYCFRNFQIGNIYNSRELPMVPFRTDNY; encoded by the coding sequence ATGAAAAACAAATTTGGTTTTCTAATGCTGTTTGCTCTTTTCACAATTGGAGCAAATGCCAAAGTTAAGTTACCTGAAATAGTGGGTGACAACATGGTTCTACAACAAAGCACAAAAGTAAAACTCTGGGGAGATGCCACTCCCAACAAACCGGTTACAGTCAAAGCATCATGGAGCAACGAGAACTTTCGTACCCAATCAGACAAAGACGGGAAGTGGCTTTTATGGATTACTACTCCGGCGGGAAGTTATGAGAACAGAGAAATTTCAATCTCTGACGGCGAAAAGGTAACACTAAAAAACATACTAATAGGTGAAGTGTGGTTTGCTTCCGGACAATCAAATATGGAAATGCCGTTAAACGGCTTTTGGAATTGCCCGATACAAGGTGCTAACGAAGCCATTGCTAATGCAAGCCAGAATAAAGGCATCCGTTTTGCTACAATTTCAAAGGTTCAGGAATTTACTCCCCAAAGTTCTACTCAGGGGAAATGGCAGATTTGCAATCCGGAGAATGCCGTTTGGTTCAGCGCTACAGCTTATCACTTTGCTACTTCATTGAATCGTGCGCTTGATGTTCCTGTGGGAATTATCAACTGTAGCTGGGGAGGTTCAAAAGTTGAGAGTTGGACTAACAGAGAAATCCTTGAAACATACAAAGATGTTGATCTGTCAAAAGAAGCAATAAATAAAACAGATAGTTGGTTAAGGCCATTGGTTATGTATAATGGAATGTTGAAACCTCTTACAAACTACACCATAAAAGGTTTTATTTGGTACCAGGGCGAATCAAATATAGGAAAACATGATACTTATGCTCAAAGATTAGCAAATATGGTTGAGCTGTGGCGTAAAGACTGGGGATTGGGCAATCTGCCTTTTTATTATGTTGAAATTGCACCTTATCAATACGGAGAAGGAAACTGGGGAGCTTACCTCAGAGAAGCACAATACAAGGCACAGTTCCTGATTTCTAATAGCGGAATGATTTCCACAAATGATTTAGTTGAGGAATATGAAGCCAGCAATATCCATCCTAAGAATAAGACATCAGTAGGGAAACGCCTTTCTTACATGGCTCTGAACAGAACTTACGGCTACAAAACAGTTGAATGTAACGGTCCGGAATATAAATCAATGGAAGTAAAAGATGGAAAAGCTTATCTCAGCTTCAATAATACTCAAGATGGATTTAGTCGTGAAAAGGGAATCAACGGATTTGAGATTGCAGGAGCAGATAAAGTATTCCATCCGGCAACTGCCATTGCCGATCTTAGTAAAAAAACTATTGTTGTTTCCAGCGAAGAAGTTCAGGATCCGGTAGCAGTAAGATATTGTTTCCGCAACTTCCAGATTGGTAATATCTATAATAGCAGAGAACTTCCAATGGTTCCTTTCCGCACCGACAATTACTAA